A genomic region of Bubalus kerabau isolate K-KA32 ecotype Philippines breed swamp buffalo chromosome 10, PCC_UOA_SB_1v2, whole genome shotgun sequence contains the following coding sequences:
- the LOC129620531 gene encoding olfactory receptor 4F6-like, which yields MFDKCFGYVLFLVFRYRQTKPMYEANDSSVSEFVFLGLSTSRPVQHFLLAFSTVFYVTIVLGNLLVVFAVTFDPHLHSPMYFLLANLSSIDLCLSTLTVPKMISDLYFGHKTISFQGCVTQIFVLHTLGGSEMVLLTAMAFDRYVAICKPLHYLAIMSPQVCLLLLCGAWAIGLIHSVVQLAFVIHLPFCGPNEIDSFYCDLPWFIKLACIDSYRMEFMVIANSGFISMGTFFLLIISYVFILVTVWKHSSGGLCKALSTLSAHITVVVLFFGPCIFVYMWPFPMVPVDKFLAILDFLVTPILNPAIYTLRNKDMKMAMRRLSCQLLSLRIS from the coding sequence atgtttgataaatgCTTTGGTTATGTTTTGTTTCTAGTCTTTAGGTATCGCCAGACCAAGCCAATGTATGAAGCAAATGACTCTTCGGTGTCTGAATTTGTTTTCCTGGGACTTTCTACCTCTAGACCAGTGCAGCATTTCCTCCTTGCCTTCTCTACAGTGTTTTATGTAACAATTGTTCTGGGGAATCTCCTTGTTGTGTTTGCAGTGACCTTTGACCCTCATCTACATTCCCCCATGTACTTCCTTTTAGCCAACCTCTCATCTATTGATTTGTGTCTTTCTACCTTAACAGTGCCTAAGATGATTTCTGACCTGTACTTTGGGCACAAAACCATATCCTTCCAGGGGTGTGTCACCCAGATATTTGTCCTTCACACGCTGGGTGGATCTGAGATGGTGCTGCTCACTGCCATGGCctttgaccgctatgtggccatatGTAAGCCCCTGCACTACCTGGCCATCATGAGCCCACAGGTGTGCCTTTTGCTTCTGTGTGGTGCTTGGGCTATTGGCCTCATTCACTCAGTGGTCCAGTTAGCTTTTGTGATCCATTTGCCTTTCTGTGGTCCTAATGAAATCGACAGCTTTTACTGTGACCTTCCTTGGTTTATCAAACTTGCTTGCATAGATTCCTACAGAATGGAATTCATGGTCATTGCCAACAGTGGGTTCATATCCATGGGCACTTTCTTCTTGCTGATCATCTCCTATGTTTTCATTCTGGTCACTGTATGGAAACACTCTTCAGGTGGTTTGTGCAAGGCCCTCTCTACTCTGTCAGCGCACATCACTGTGGTGGTTTTGTTCTTTGGACCCTGCATCTTTGTTTACATGTGGCCATTTCCCATGGTGCCAGTGGATAAGTTTCTTGCCATTTTAGACTTTCTGGTTACACCCATCCTGAATCCTGCCATTTACACACTGAGGAACAAAGATATGAAGATGGCTATGAGGAGACTGAGTTGTCAGCTCTTGAGTTTGAGGATCTCTTAA
- the LOC129622078 gene encoding olfactory receptor 4F4-like codes for MENVLSWGKNVVKYGVSLIKLEETELNGRSNQSVVSEFIFLGLCDSWELQAFLLVIFSSLYLITILGNIFIVLLITADLHLHCPMYFLLANLSFIDLCLSSVTTPKMITDFLKANKTISFGSCMCQIFFGHFFGGGEMVLLVSMAYDRYVAICKPLHYSSIMNTQMCIRLVMISWIIGFVHSISQLAIIIQLPFCGPRELDSFFCDIPLVMKLACVDTYVLEMLINADSGVLATVCFILLLISYSYILLILCHQSKDGASKAFSTCTAHITVVMLFFGPCIFIYLFPLNITWVDKFLAVFYAAITPLLNPVIYTLRNKEIKIAIKRL; via the exons ATGGAGAATGTTTTATCCTGGGGAAAAAATGTGGTCAAATACGGTGTCTCTCTG aTAAAATTAGAAGAAACTGAACTAAATGGAAGAAGTAACCAGTCTGTAGtgtctgaatttatttttcttgggctgTGTGATTCATGGGAGCTCCAGGCCTTCCTCCTAgtgatattttcttctctttatttaatCACCATTTTAGGCAACATCTTCATTGTTCTCCTAATTACTGCTGACCTTCATCTCCACTGCCCTATGTACTTCCTGTTAGCCAATCTTTCGTTCATTGACTTATGCCTTTCATCAGTAACCACTCCTAAAATGATCACAGACTTTCTCAAGGCAAACAAGACCATCTCTTTTGGAAGCTGcatgtgtcagattttttttggaCATTTTTTTGGAGGGGGTGAGATGGTGCTGCTTGTGTCAATGGCCTATGACCGTtacgtggccatctgcaagccactCCATTACTCTAGCATTATGAACACACAAATGTGCATTCGGCTAGTGATGATATCATGGATCATTGGCTTTGTGCATTCAATAAGCCAACTAGCTATAATTATACAATTGCCCTTCTGTGGACCCAGAGAATTGGATAGCTTTTTCTGTGATATTCCACTGGTGATGAAGCTAGCTTGCGTGGACACTTATGTTTTAGAAATGTTGATAAATGCGGACAGTGGGGTACTTGCCACCGTCTGCTTCATTCTATTGCTGATCTCTTACTCTTATATTCTGCTTATTCTCTGCCATCAGTCGAAAGATGGGGCATCCAAGGCTTTCTCCACTTGCACTGCCCACATCACAGTGGTCATGTTATTCTTTGGGCCCTGTATCTTCATCTACCTGTTTCCACTCAACATCACTTGGGTGGACAAGTTTCTTGCTGTATTTTATGCAGCCATCACACCACTACTAAATCCAGTCATTTACACTTTAAGAAACAAAGAGATTAAAATTGCCATTAAGAGACTATGA
- the LOC129620532 gene encoding olfactory receptor 4F6-like: MSKANYSSVSEFVFLGLSTSRPVQHFLLAFSTVFYVIIVLGNFLVVLTVTFDPHLHSPMYFLLANLSSIDLCFSTLTVPKMISDLYSGHKTISFQGCVTQIFVLHTLGGSEMVLLTAMAFDRYVAICKPLHYLAIMSPRVCLLLLCSAWAIGLIHSVVQLAFVIHLPFCGPNEIDSFYCDLPWFIKLACIDSYRMEFMVTSNSGFISMGTFFLLIISYVFILVTVWKRSSGGLCKALSTLSAHITVVVLFFGPCIFVYMWPFPTVPVDKFLAILDFLVTPILNPAIYTLRNKDMKTAMSRLSNQLLSWRKVS; this comes from the coding sequence ATGAGTAAAGCAAATTACTCTTCAGTATCTGAATTTGTGTTCCTGGGGCTTTCTACTTCTAGACCAGTGCAGCATTTCCTCCTTGCCTTCTCTACAGTGTTTTATGTAATAATTGTTCTAGGGAACTTTCTTGTTGTGTTAACAGTGACCTTTGACCCTCATCTACATTCCCCCATGTACTTCCTTTTAGCCAACCTCTCATCTATTGATTTGTGTTTTTCTACCTTAACAGTGCCTAAGATGATCTCTGACCTGTACTCTGGGCACAAAACCATATCCTTCCAGGGGTGTGTCACCCAGATATTTGTCCTTCACACCCTAGGTGGATCTGAGATGGTGCTGCTCACTGCCATGGCctttgaccgctatgtggccatatGTAAGCCCCTGCACTACCTGGCCATCATGAGCCCACGGGTGTGCCTTTTGCTTCTGTGTAGTGCTTGGGCTATTGGCCTCATTCACTCAGTGGTCCAGTTAGCTTTTGTGATCCATTTGCCTTTCTGTGGTCCTAATGAAATCGACAGCTTTTACTGTGACCTTCCTTGGTTTATCAAACTTGCTTGCATAGATTCCTACAGAATGGAATTCATGGTCACTTCCAACAGTGGGTTCATATCCATGGGCACTTTCTTCTTGTTGATCATCTCCTATGTTTTCATTCTGGTCACTGTGTGGAAACGCTCTTCAGGTGGTTTGTGCAAGGCCCTCTCTACTCTGTCAGCGCACATCACTGTGGTGGTTTTGTTCTTTGGACCCTGCATCTTTGTTTACATGTGGCCATTTCCCACGGTGCCAGTGGATAAGTTTCTCGCCATTTTAGACTTTCTGGTTACACCCATCCTGAATCCTGCCATTTACACACTGAGAAATAAGGATATGAAGACAGCAATGAGCAGACTAAGTAATCAGCTCCTAAGTTGGAGGAAGGTCTCCTAA